One Bacteroidota bacterium genomic window carries:
- a CDS encoding T9SS type A sorting domain-containing protein, with the protein MTVTPAQNYIHLGIPNYPVFPSAVTQTEVVATVNHNFPDMIFVSANAISFSPQFFVSEGIYVSTNGGTSFFGSDTCSGGPSIAFHGGDPGVVIDKNGTFVLTRNGKIPLYGLYSHRSTDQGKTWSNAKSITNVELERAWLASDNSPASPYYGRIYVAWVRYSPPYPLVFVYSDDGGQNWSAVQQINSPTDRNYGGGLVVDNSGVVYAVWAAVTSVSPFTEKYTGFAKSTNGGTSWTVTENAFVTNGIQGVLPTKQNIRVNSNPQLAIDLSGGASNGWLYVITTQKNTSVAGSDPDIIFNRSTDGGATWSGGIRVNQDPLNNGKIQFFPAMTVDEFGGINVIYYDDRATTSDSAGVFLARSLDNGNTWTEYEISDRNFKPTPIGGLGQGYQGDNISIVYRQNTLHPFWMDNRSGIYQIQTIKIPLTAVGVEEKHSEIPADFRMGNATPNPFNPQTGFTLDIPVSSDIHITLFDSRGTLIKSIFNGTKEPGTHHFSIDGLGLSSGVYFVQAISAKNRLTQKILLLK; encoded by the coding sequence ATGACAGTAACACCTGCTCAAAATTACATTCATCTCGGTATCCCCAACTATCCGGTATTTCCTTCCGCAGTCACGCAAACAGAAGTGGTGGCTACCGTTAATCACAACTTCCCTGACATGATATTTGTATCGGCAAATGCCATCAGTTTTTCCCCGCAGTTTTTTGTCAGTGAGGGTATTTATGTCTCGACCAATGGTGGAACCTCCTTTTTCGGCAGCGATACATGTTCGGGTGGTCCCTCGATAGCATTTCACGGTGGCGACCCCGGAGTGGTAATCGATAAAAACGGCACATTTGTGCTGACTCGTAACGGCAAGATACCCCTTTACGGACTCTACTCGCACAGATCAACCGATCAGGGGAAAACATGGTCGAATGCAAAATCAATTACAAATGTTGAACTCGAGAGGGCATGGCTGGCTTCCGATAATTCCCCTGCAAGTCCTTATTATGGAAGAATTTATGTCGCATGGGTGAGATACAGCCCCCCTTACCCCTTGGTTTTTGTTTATTCCGACGATGGTGGACAAAACTGGTCGGCAGTGCAGCAAATCAATTCACCAACTGACAGAAACTACGGTGGTGGACTTGTGGTTGACAACTCAGGAGTGGTCTATGCAGTCTGGGCAGCCGTTACATCTGTCTCGCCGTTTACTGAAAAATACACAGGCTTTGCAAAATCAACAAACGGCGGCACTTCATGGACTGTAACCGAGAATGCTTTTGTAACCAACGGTATTCAGGGAGTACTCCCCACAAAACAGAATATCCGGGTGAACAGCAATCCTCAGCTTGCCATTGATCTTTCGGGTGGAGCATCAAACGGCTGGCTTTATGTAATCACCACCCAAAAAAATACCTCAGTGGCGGGGTCTGATCCAGATATCATATTCAACCGTTCGACGGACGGGGGAGCAACCTGGTCAGGTGGAATTCGAGTAAATCAGGATCCATTGAACAATGGGAAAATACAATTCTTTCCTGCGATGACCGTGGATGAATTCGGAGGAATTAATGTGATTTATTACGATGACAGAGCGACAACTTCCGACTCCGCAGGTGTTTTTCTCGCAAGGTCTCTCGACAATGGTAACACCTGGACGGAGTATGAGATTTCTGACAGAAATTTTAAACCAACCCCGATTGGCGGGTTGGGACAGGGATATCAGGGAGACAACATCTCAATAGTTTACCGGCAAAACACCCTTCATCCTTTCTGGATGGACAACCGTTCGGGAATCTATCAGATTCAAACAATTAAAATCCCTCTTACTGCTGTTGGAGTTGAGGAAAAGCATTCGGAAATCCCGGCTGACTTCAGAATGGGAAATGCGACACCGAATCCCTTTAATCCACAGACAGGCTTCACACTCGATATCCCCGTGTCGTCTGATATTCACATTACCCTGTTCGACAGCCGTGGGACACTCATTAAATCGATTTTCAACGGAACGAAGGAACCGGGAACCCACCACTTCTCCATTGACGGATTGGGGCTCTCCTCGGGAGTCTATTTCGTGCAGGCAATCTCGGCAAAAAACAGACTGACTCAGAAGATTTTGCTTTTGAAGTAG
- a CDS encoding TonB-dependent receptor produces the protein MKKLFFLVIFVLGLSAVFAQKETKAPKDTIEMKYRLDDVVITATRVGEKIIDIPYPVYRMDNSAYTFDKKTSVNEVLAGVPGLFMQSRYGNHDVRMSIRGFGSRSNSGIRGIRILLDGIPESEPDGQTRIEAIDFNSIGSIELVRGSASSLYTNAPGGVVNFINEINFPSSFVTQFNEFGEFGLRRNGVKLGIKSDDTKFMVSYNYHNFAGYRQHSEDFWNILNTVLETKLNDVSKLSLFGYSATGVIKLPGSLKKSEFDLDPYQAAKTEKDYDYYRLSNKGRLGIKFETSFDEKRNNEFEITGYVTLKYFERAQKTVRIFNRYGMGASTRFTNKSKIVGLSNTFSVGGDLFYQTGPIEEYNNINGLKGDNLLTLVDETIQNAGFFLQERFEFIPDKFALLLTGRYDNVTFAAKNRLLGSQDDRKKYEAFTPKLALNYKLTPYLSLYTSYGLSFDSPAGNELDNYPTSSNQGKIYNPDLEAQKSKNFEFGVKGNLIFSQGLFNYLFFEGTFFNIMIDNEIVPFEVLGSVFYRNSAKTNRTGIELGAETAILKALMFKFSYTFSSFNYDTYTARVIKLDNQGNFVTQDKDFSGKIVPSVPKHNFYFSAAWSKDLTENLTGFIKGSVVHISDMYTDDANSESNPSYTLLNSVFGLDLKVKNLNFMLSGGVNNILDKRYAAFLNINSTSARFYELGEPRNAFISFTTGYRF, from the coding sequence ATGAAAAAACTTTTCTTTTTAGTCATTTTTGTACTTGGTTTAAGTGCAGTATTTGCACAAAAAGAGACCAAAGCGCCGAAAGACACCATCGAGATGAAATACCGCCTCGATGATGTTGTTATTACGGCAACAAGAGTCGGTGAAAAAATTATTGATATCCCCTACCCTGTTTACAGAATGGACAACAGTGCATATACATTCGATAAAAAAACTTCTGTAAATGAGGTTTTGGCGGGTGTCCCGGGGCTCTTCATGCAATCCCGCTACGGAAATCATGATGTAAGAATGTCAATCAGAGGATTCGGAAGCCGTTCAAACTCCGGAATCAGAGGCATTAGAATTCTTCTGGACGGTATCCCCGAATCGGAACCCGATGGACAAACCCGCATCGAGGCAATAGACTTCAATTCAATCGGATCGATAGAACTTGTCCGCGGAAGTGCGTCCTCTCTCTATACAAACGCCCCCGGTGGAGTTGTGAATTTCATCAACGAGATCAATTTCCCCTCATCGTTTGTCACACAGTTCAATGAATTCGGGGAATTCGGTCTAAGGAGAAACGGGGTAAAGCTCGGGATAAAATCGGATGATACAAAATTTATGGTTTCATACAATTACCACAATTTTGCGGGTTACAGACAACATTCCGAAGACTTCTGGAACATTCTTAACACAGTGCTCGAAACCAAACTGAATGATGTATCAAAACTTTCCCTTTTCGGTTATTCGGCAACAGGAGTTATCAAACTTCCGGGCTCACTGAAAAAATCTGAATTCGATCTCGACCCCTATCAGGCTGCCAAAACCGAAAAAGATTATGATTACTACAGACTCTCAAACAAAGGGAGGCTGGGCATCAAATTCGAGACTTCGTTTGATGAAAAACGGAACAACGAATTTGAAATAACGGGATATGTCACTCTAAAATATTTCGAAAGAGCCCAAAAAACCGTCAGAATCTTCAACCGCTATGGTATGGGTGCTTCAACGAGATTTACCAACAAGTCAAAAATCGTCGGATTAAGCAACACTTTTTCAGTCGGCGGCGACCTTTTCTACCAGACAGGTCCCATTGAAGAATACAACAACATCAACGGTCTGAAGGGCGACAATCTCCTTACCCTCGTTGATGAAACCATTCAGAATGCGGGCTTCTTCCTCCAGGAAAGATTCGAATTTATCCCTGACAAATTTGCTCTCCTTCTGACGGGCAGATATGATAATGTAACATTTGCGGCTAAAAACAGACTTTTGGGCTCCCAGGATGACAGAAAAAAATATGAGGCATTCACACCCAAACTCGCTTTGAACTATAAACTGACCCCATATCTTTCCCTTTATACTTCATATGGACTCAGTTTCGACTCCCCTGCCGGCAATGAACTTGACAACTATCCGACGAGTTCGAACCAGGGAAAAATCTACAACCCTGATCTCGAGGCACAGAAGTCAAAAAACTTTGAATTTGGTGTCAAGGGCAACCTGATTTTCTCACAGGGGCTATTCAACTACCTCTTCTTCGAAGGTACTTTTTTCAACATCATGATCGATAACGAAATCGTTCCTTTTGAAGTTTTGGGAAGTGTCTTCTATCGTAATTCAGCAAAAACAAACAGAACAGGTATCGAACTTGGTGCCGAAACCGCCATTCTGAAAGCTCTTATGTTCAAGTTTTCCTACACTTTCAGCAGTTTCAACTACGACACATATACGGCGAGAGTGATAAAACTGGATAATCAAGGTAACTTTGTAACCCAGGATAAAGATTTTTCGGGTAAGATTGTGCCCTCGGTTCCGAAGCACAATTTTTACTTCTCGGCAGCCTGGAGCAAAGACCTGACAGAAAATCTTACAGGATTTATAAAAGGATCTGTAGTCCATATTTCTGACATGTACACCGACGATGCAAATTCGGAAAGCAACCCCTCCTACACTCTGTTGAATTCAGTTTTTGGTCTCGATCTGAAGGTTAAGAATCTCAATTTCATGCTCTCGGGTGGTGTAAACAATATCCTCGATAAAAGATATGCAGCATTCCTGAACATTAACTCAACTTCTGCCAGATTTTATGAACTCGGTGAACCAAGAAATGCGTTTATATCTTTTACAACGGGATACAGGTTTTAA
- a CDS encoding RidA family protein: protein MRRNIPSGSEYEDKVGYSRAVRVGNIVEVAGTTSMKDGKVRGLGEPYYQTKIILKKIEQALIDAGAAMTDIVRTRIYVVDIAMWEDVGRAHGEVFGTIKPASTLVAVSSLVDPDMLVEIEATAIIGG, encoded by the coding sequence ATGAGAAGAAACATCCCATCCGGGAGTGAATATGAGGATAAAGTCGGCTACTCCCGCGCCGTACGGGTTGGCAATATCGTGGAAGTGGCGGGAACGACATCGATGAAGGATGGCAAAGTCAGAGGTCTCGGAGAACCATATTACCAGACGAAAATTATTCTGAAGAAGATAGAACAGGCTCTTATTGATGCAGGTGCCGCAATGACCGATATCGTCAGAACTAGAATATATGTGGTGGATATCGCAATGTGGGAAGATGTCGGGAGAGCCCACGGTGAGGTGTTTGGAACGATCAAACCTGCCTCAACCCTGGTGGCTGTAAGTTCCCTCGTCGACCCCGACATGCTTGTGGAAATAGAAGCCACTGCAATTATCGGGGGCTGA
- a CDS encoding T9SS type A sorting domain-containing protein — translation MKRISLILFVLLALSGHLPAQIGGYAVDLDGTDDYIDLPDGVYFDDNTYTIEAWVYLRDAGFQKRLIDFANGPSSNNVILSLRGTNEYPRFEIYNNNLFTSGVSGNTQIPLNQWTHIALACSSGYARMYMNGLLIGEVATSGLRAISRSSNFIGKSNWSGDGSANMKIDEFRFWKTGRTAEEIKRYMYKELTGSEDSLLVYYKMSNGSGTTVSDNKTGGTTNGTLVNGPVWKASGCFANPTQALEFDGTQYVSATLNTAIGASFTEEVWIYPTNSSLQYLGIIGYHPGTPPSRTPSIYQYGYNVHWGFGNGTIWYSDETTTNPLTMNKWNHIATTFDGTNYRLYVNGKEEKNYTGASGKTPVNTTAFRIGIVDNNYIGKIDEVRVWSAVRTPQEIRDNMMRPLRGDETNLKAYYRFEEREGNTVYELVSASQNGTMNGMNPATDRVTSTAYNTWIGSESSVWTNTANWSLGTAPDNTQNAGAYKWNLGNELNFSGTPAVNNLLVSSGSAPVLGSALSIAGNFVLESDLNLNGQQISLGSTGYLVEGSGRLFGTTGSITASRTLSNITSENVAGLGAVITSSANMGVTTITRGHSSRIAHGTGSVLRWYDISPATNIGLDATLVFNYNSLELGSVTESKLVLFKSINSGTDWTKMNGTVDVDNNRVTLSGIGSFSLWTAADSDNPLPVELVNFTTSVSGKTVMLNWETKTEVMNAGFEVERKTPGSDWQKIAFVEGNYTTNSPKYYSFSDQPAVNGTVFYRLKQVDTDGSFEYSAEVKVDLGLPAQFAIDQNFPNPFNPSTTVNYSLPVEGIVNIKLYNSQGREVATILNELKEAGYHSITIDAAKLSLASGVYFYRISAGGFTKTRKMLLLQ, via the coding sequence ATGAAAAGAATTTCACTGATTTTGTTTGTACTGTTGGCTTTATCGGGTCACCTGCCTGCACAGATCGGCGGTTATGCAGTCGATTTGGATGGCACCGATGACTATATCGACCTGCCTGACGGAGTATATTTCGATGACAATACCTATACTATTGAAGCATGGGTATACCTGCGGGATGCCGGATTTCAAAAGCGACTCATTGACTTTGCCAACGGCCCCAGTTCAAACAATGTGATTCTCTCGTTGCGGGGGACTAATGAGTATCCCCGGTTTGAAATTTACAATAACAATCTGTTCACAAGCGGGGTTTCGGGAAATACACAAATACCCCTGAATCAATGGACGCACATTGCGTTGGCTTGTTCCAGCGGGTATGCCAGAATGTATATGAACGGATTGCTCATAGGGGAAGTTGCAACAAGCGGTCTAAGGGCTATATCCCGTTCATCAAACTTTATCGGTAAAAGTAACTGGTCTGGCGATGGAAGCGCGAATATGAAAATAGACGAGTTCAGGTTCTGGAAAACGGGCAGAACTGCCGAAGAAATAAAAAGGTACATGTATAAAGAACTCACCGGTAGTGAAGACAGCCTTCTTGTTTACTACAAAATGAGTAACGGTTCGGGAACCACTGTTTCTGATAATAAAACCGGCGGTACTACCAATGGTACCCTTGTCAACGGGCCCGTATGGAAAGCATCAGGATGCTTTGCGAATCCTACACAGGCGTTGGAATTCGACGGCACACAATATGTCTCAGCCACTTTGAATACTGCCATTGGAGCATCTTTCACTGAAGAGGTGTGGATATATCCTACTAATTCGTCTTTACAGTACCTTGGAATTATTGGATATCACCCGGGCACTCCACCCTCCCGAACACCCAGTATCTACCAGTACGGCTATAATGTCCACTGGGGATTTGGCAATGGAACCATTTGGTACAGCGATGAGACCACAACCAACCCGTTAACCATGAACAAGTGGAACCACATTGCTACAACCTTTGACGGCACCAATTACCGGCTATATGTCAATGGTAAAGAGGAAAAAAATTATACCGGTGCATCTGGCAAGACACCGGTAAATACGACAGCTTTCAGGATTGGTATCGTCGATAACAATTACATCGGTAAAATTGATGAAGTCAGGGTATGGTCTGCCGTGCGCACTCCACAGGAAATCAGGGATAATATGATGCGTCCTTTAAGAGGTGATGAAACAAACCTGAAGGCTTATTACAGATTCGAAGAACGGGAAGGAAATACCGTTTACGAACTTGTTTCCGCGTCACAAAACGGCACGATGAACGGCATGAATCCTGCGACAGACCGCGTGACATCAACGGCTTACAACACATGGATTGGAAGTGAAAGCAGTGTCTGGACAAACACTGCAAACTGGAGTCTCGGTACCGCTCCTGATAACACTCAAAATGCAGGTGCCTACAAGTGGAATCTTGGTAACGAATTGAATTTTAGTGGCACACCGGCAGTAAACAATCTTTTGGTCTCTTCAGGTTCTGCGCCTGTACTTGGTTCGGCTCTCTCCATAGCCGGGAATTTTGTACTCGAAAGCGACCTCAACCTCAATGGACAGCAGATTTCTCTTGGATCGACAGGATATCTTGTTGAAGGATCAGGCAGGCTCTTCGGAACCACAGGAAGTATCACTGCCAGCAGAACCCTGTCTAATATCACCTCCGAAAATGTAGCAGGACTTGGCGCCGTAATTACCTCCTCTGCAAATATGGGAGTTACTACCATAACCAGGGGGCACTCATCAAGAATTGCTCACGGTACAGGGAGTGTGTTGAGGTGGTACGATATCAGTCCTGCGACCAACATCGGGTTGGATGCGACCCTCGTTTTCAACTACAACTCCCTTGAACTCGGATCTGTTACGGAAAGCAAACTCGTTCTCTTCAAGTCGATCAACAGTGGAACCGACTGGACAAAAATGAATGGAACTGTTGATGTGGATAATAACAGAGTAACACTCTCCGGCATTGGTAGTTTCTCTTTGTGGACTGCTGCCGACTCTGACAATCCTCTTCCAGTTGAGCTGGTGAATTTTACCACATCTGTTTCCGGCAAAACTGTAATGCTGAACTGGGAAACAAAAACAGAGGTGATGAACGCCGGTTTCGAAGTTGAAAGGAAAACTCCGGGTTCAGATTGGCAGAAAATAGCTTTCGTCGAAGGTAACTACACCACCAATTCACCAAAATACTATTCTTTCTCCGATCAGCCGGCTGTGAACGGTACCGTTTTTTATCGCTTGAAACAAGTGGATACCGACGGCAGTTTTGAATATTCCGCGGAAGTAAAAGTTGATCTTGGTCTGCCGGCGCAGTTTGCCATCGATCAAAACTTCCCGAATCCGTTTAATCCTTCGACCACAGTTAATTATTCGTTGCCGGTTGAAGGAATAGTGAATATAAAACTTTACAACTCACAGGGCAGGGAAGTAGCAACGATTCTTAACGAGTTAAAAGAGGCAGGATACCACAGTATCACGATTGATGCAGCAAAACTTTCCCTTGCATCAGGTGTTTACTTCTACAGAATCTCGGCAGGTGGTTTTACCAAAACCAGGAAAATGCTTCTTTTGCAATAG
- a CDS encoding T9SS type A sorting domain-containing protein, with the protein MLQRLFAFSLLLTISLISQDLKKITDISPDGKSTHIYIKSDMKEMVYRTPQAPFGTTPAWTAGLERQIGGLAFGDFDMDGDLDLAAGCYFSNSFPPIPDYNNLIFRNDNGVLTVNPVWYSADSRSTTDIKWADINNDGKPDLFSGNGDGGYAPSTIYLNTGTGVPTTPSFTFAGLAWTVGTAFGDINGDGLPDLAVGNQGNTSDPYKPIFYYINQGTGFTTSPTYTSNDGMITNSVAFTDLDKSDLTRVQESFIISETGKGAVHLSKTPVVKVHSVKVNGVEVFNYCYDPVGAFVSAGGILPQGGTISVDYTHVKKGDLGVSKWVNFASGVYLNYMGGMSGTPAWTVGNTISQKGCGWGDFDLDGYADFVIGGNTNQNVMYKNTSGTLGSSPFWTSQTSPTPGVQELIVNDVNNDGYPDVSTVSFSPPRVEIYLNDNGTLPVTPSWTYIGASSLNSIAYGDVNGDGMLDLAVGTARTPIVLFLNQLTPVPVELVSFSASATNEGVSLTWTTASETNNKEFRIERKTGSDKSWTEIGSVTGSGTTTQLKEYSFTDISAKNLSGKVLYRLNQTDFDGTHHYSKSVEAEPAGISSFELVGNFPNPFNPSTVIRYTLPETAFVTLNIWSATGEIVKSLKAGLTQKGMHDISLDMSQSPSGVYFYTVEAAGLEGSIKRLTGKFVLGK; encoded by the coding sequence ATGTTACAAAGATTATTTGCCTTTTCTCTTTTACTGACAATCTCATTGATTTCTCAGGACTTAAAAAAGATTACCGACATCAGTCCTGACGGTAAATCGACCCACATATATATAAAGAGTGATATGAAAGAGATGGTTTACCGGACTCCACAGGCTCCTTTTGGAACAACACCTGCCTGGACAGCCGGTCTCGAAAGGCAAATCGGAGGGCTCGCTTTCGGCGATTTTGACATGGATGGCGACCTCGACCTCGCTGCGGGATGCTACTTCAGCAACTCATTTCCCCCTATCCCTGACTATAACAATCTGATTTTCAGAAACGACAATGGTGTCCTCACGGTGAATCCCGTCTGGTATTCGGCTGACTCGAGATCAACCACCGACATCAAGTGGGCGGATATCAACAACGACGGAAAGCCCGACCTCTTCTCGGGAAACGGCGACGGCGGCTATGCACCTTCCACTATCTATCTGAACACCGGAACCGGAGTGCCAACCACACCTTCCTTCACCTTTGCCGGTCTGGCATGGACTGTTGGAACAGCCTTCGGCGACATTAACGGAGACGGGCTTCCTGATCTGGCAGTCGGAAATCAGGGCAACACTTCCGATCCGTATAAGCCAATTTTCTACTACATCAACCAGGGAACGGGCTTCACAACATCCCCGACCTACACTTCGAACGACGGAATGATCACCAACTCTGTTGCGTTCACAGATCTCGACAAAAGCGACCTTACAAGAGTGCAGGAGTCTTTCATAATCTCCGAAACGGGAAAAGGGGCGGTTCATCTCTCAAAAACACCCGTGGTGAAAGTACATTCGGTTAAAGTGAATGGAGTGGAAGTCTTCAACTACTGTTACGACCCGGTTGGTGCGTTTGTCTCTGCCGGTGGCATCCTTCCGCAGGGTGGAACCATTTCCGTTGATTATACTCATGTGAAAAAAGGGGATTTGGGTGTTTCAAAATGGGTAAATTTCGCATCAGGTGTTTACCTCAACTACATGGGAGGAATGTCGGGTACTCCCGCGTGGACAGTCGGGAACACCATTTCGCAAAAAGGTTGTGGCTGGGGTGATTTTGACCTCGACGGATACGCTGATTTTGTGATAGGAGGCAACACGAATCAAAATGTAATGTACAAAAACACCTCGGGAACCCTGGGTTCCTCCCCCTTTTGGACATCTCAGACCAGTCCAACCCCCGGAGTACAGGAACTGATAGTAAATGATGTGAATAACGACGGATATCCCGATGTATCAACAGTGAGTTTCTCACCACCGAGGGTTGAAATCTACCTGAACGACAATGGTACACTTCCGGTCACTCCTTCGTGGACATACATCGGTGCGTCTTCACTTAATTCGATTGCCTACGGTGATGTGAACGGTGACGGCATGCTCGATCTTGCAGTCGGCACGGCACGCACTCCGATAGTCCTCTTTCTGAATCAGTTGACTCCTGTTCCAGTTGAACTGGTTTCTTTCTCCGCCTCTGCAACGAATGAGGGTGTCTCCCTGACTTGGACAACAGCATCCGAAACCAACAACAAGGAATTCAGAATAGAAAGAAAAACCGGGTCAGACAAATCTTGGACTGAAATCGGGTCGGTTACCGGCTCCGGAACCACAACTCAACTAAAAGAATATTCATTTACCGACATTTCCGCAAAAAATCTCTCAGGGAAAGTTTTATACAGACTGAATCAAACCGATTTCGACGGAACACACCACTACTCCAAATCTGTGGAGGCGGAACCTGCCGGCATTTCATCATTTGAGCTTGTGGGCAACTTCCCGAATCCGTTTAATCCCTCTACTGTAATCAGGTACACCCTCCCTGAAACGGCATTTGTTACTCTGAATATCTGGTCTGCCACCGGAGAAATCGTAAAATCACTTAAAGCGGGATTGACACAAAAAGGAATGCATGATATCAGTCTGGACATGTCACAATCCCCGTCGGGAGTATACTTCTATACGGTCGAAGCCGCAGGATTGGAAGGCAGCATCAAAAGACTGACCGGGAAGTTTGTTTTAGGGAAATAA
- a CDS encoding beta-lactamase family protein, with protein sequence MIWWRFPGYCRLLFAVTILWICAFEAYGQEGKSTEEVIAKVDSMIPALQKEYKVPGVSLVLIRDNRIVYSSGFGVKDARTNEPVTDETMFEACSMTKPVFAYLAMKQVEAGNLRLDTPVWTIFDDPSFQGQDLRKKITVRMLLSHTSGLPNWRPGDDEENGYLPIEFEPGTKFGYSGEGMYYLQKVVEKITGKSLEVLAKETLFNRNLMKNSSFIYLPEFETKLASGHDTSGNFKKKTSYSRANAGYSLYCSAKDYALFLLDVMANDRSGGDALSSEFIDQMLTPQIKVTTREPQVRPGNANGIETFRGLGWVIDSTLEGDICYHSGANGSGFKCYSQFNRKKGSGIVIMTNSSGGLGVWDSVIRAIGDI encoded by the coding sequence ATGATTTGGTGGCGTTTCCCCGGCTATTGCAGGCTTTTGTTTGCGGTTACAATTCTGTGGATTTGTGCTTTTGAAGCATACGGACAGGAGGGCAAATCAACCGAAGAAGTGATAGCCAAAGTTGACAGCATGATACCGGCTCTTCAAAAAGAGTATAAAGTGCCCGGAGTCTCATTGGTTCTTATCAGGGATAACCGGATAGTATATTCGTCCGGTTTTGGTGTAAAGGATGCGCGGACCAATGAACCCGTGACGGATGAAACGATGTTTGAAGCCTGTTCGATGACGAAACCGGTGTTTGCATACCTTGCGATGAAGCAGGTGGAAGCGGGAAATCTTCGACTTGATACTCCCGTCTGGACAATCTTTGACGATCCCTCATTTCAGGGACAGGATTTGAGAAAGAAGATTACTGTAAGGATGCTCCTCTCACACACCTCAGGTCTGCCAAACTGGCGTCCGGGTGATGATGAAGAGAACGGTTATCTCCCCATTGAGTTTGAACCCGGTACAAAATTCGGCTACTCGGGGGAGGGGATGTATTATCTTCAAAAAGTTGTCGAGAAAATAACCGGAAAATCTCTCGAAGTGCTGGCAAAAGAAACACTTTTCAACAGAAACCTGATGAAGAATTCGAGCTTTATATATCTTCCCGAATTTGAAACAAAGCTGGCTTCAGGTCACGATACTTCCGGCAATTTCAAGAAAAAAACCTCCTATTCAAGAGCAAATGCTGGCTATTCCCTCTACTGTTCAGCGAAGGACTACGCTTTGTTCCTCCTGGATGTGATGGCGAATGACCGTTCCGGTGGAGATGCCCTCTCATCAGAATTTATCGATCAAATGCTCACTCCACAGATAAAAGTAACGACCAGAGAACCACAGGTGAGACCCGGAAATGCAAACGGAATTGAGACTTTTCGCGGACTTGGCTGGGTAATCGATTCCACTCTCGAGGGGGATATCTGCTACCACAGCGGTGCCAATGGTTCAGGATTCAAATGCTACTCGCAGTTTAACCGCAAAAAAGGTTCAGGAATTGTTATTATGACAAACAGTTCAGGCGGTCTCGGTGTTTGGGATAGTGTGATAAGAGCGATAGGGGATATTTAA